Proteins encoded together in one Chryseobacterium sp. G0201 window:
- a CDS encoding cation diffusion facilitator family transporter, translated as MNVQKNINKDKIGFQKWIAAFGVILFIGKIIAWKLTNSDAVFSDAMESIVNVISAFMGLYSLHLAAKPKDEDHPYGHGKVEFVTSGIEGALIAIAGIMIIYEGANSLITGKILNKLDWGIWIIAATAIINYFLGYISIKKGENENSLVLIASGKHLQSDTFTTLGVVLSLVIVYFTKIYWIDSAVALIFGIYIIFVGYKIVRKSLSGIMDEQDPDLLNQIVAVLENNKKTEWIDIHNMKIQQFGASLHIDAHITLPWYYTLRDAHKEMENVIILLAKNTKRTVEFNFHMDDCRTVSCPVCQIKDCPVREREFVKRVEWTAENVTREVKHTVE; from the coding sequence ATGAACGTTCAGAAGAATATCAATAAAGATAAAATAGGCTTTCAAAAATGGATTGCTGCTTTTGGAGTTATTTTATTCATCGGTAAAATCATTGCATGGAAATTAACTAATTCCGATGCCGTGTTTTCTGATGCAATGGAAAGTATCGTTAATGTCATCAGTGCGTTTATGGGACTGTACTCCTTACATCTTGCAGCAAAACCAAAGGACGAAGACCACCCTTACGGCCACGGAAAAGTAGAATTCGTAACATCGGGAATAGAAGGTGCTTTGATCGCCATTGCGGGTATTATGATCATCTATGAAGGAGCAAACAGCCTAATAACAGGAAAAATATTAAACAAACTTGATTGGGGAATCTGGATCATCGCCGCAACAGCAATTATAAATTATTTCCTCGGCTATATTTCCATTAAAAAAGGGGAAAATGAAAATTCATTAGTTCTTATCGCTTCCGGAAAACATCTGCAGTCGGACACTTTTACAACATTGGGTGTTGTACTCAGTTTAGTGATCGTTTATTTTACTAAAATTTATTGGATAGATTCTGCTGTTGCTTTAATTTTCGGGATTTATATCATTTTTGTAGGCTATAAAATCGTCCGCAAATCGTTAAGCGGGATTATGGATGAACAAGATCCTGACTTATTAAATCAAATCGTTGCAGTTCTTGAAAACAACAAAAAAACAGAATGGATTGACATCCACAACATGAAGATCCAACAATTTGGAGCCTCTTTACATATCGATGCTCATATCACACTTCCTTGGTATTACACCCTTCGGGATGCCCATAAAGAAATGGAAAATGTAATTATTCTTTTAGCTAAAAATACAAAACGAACCGTGGAATTTAATTTTCACATGGATGATTGCAGAACTGTTTCATGTCCTGTCTGTCAGATCAAAGACTGCCCTGTTCGCGAAAGA
- a CDS encoding aspartate-semialdehyde dehydrogenase, which yields MKVAVVGSTGMVGQVMLKVLEERNFPVTELIPVASERSIGKQVKYKQVDYTIVSIDDAIAAKPDIAIFSAGGSTSLEYAPKFAEAGITVIDNSSAWRMDPDKKLVVPEINANVLTKEDKIIANPNCSTIQLVMVLGPLNKRYDLKRVIVSTYQSVTGTGKAAVDQLNGEINGDESVAKVYPYQIFKNALPHCDVFSDDDYTKEEIKLMKEPKKILGDDTFNLTATAVRVPVQGGHSESVNIEFENEFELDEVRKILSETPGVIVMDNVKNNEYPMPLYSEGKDEVFVGRIRRDLSQPKTLNLWIVADNLRKGAATNAVQIAEYLVANNLV from the coding sequence ATGAAAGTAGCTGTAGTAGGTTCAACAGGAATGGTTGGACAAGTGATGCTTAAAGTTCTCGAAGAGAGAAATTTCCCTGTAACAGAATTAATTCCGGTAGCTTCGGAAAGATCTATTGGTAAACAGGTGAAGTATAAACAGGTAGATTACACTATCGTAAGCATCGATGACGCTATAGCTGCCAAACCTGATATCGCAATTTTCTCGGCTGGAGGTTCAACATCTCTTGAATATGCCCCGAAATTTGCTGAAGCAGGCATTACAGTGATCGATAATTCTTCAGCTTGGAGAATGGATCCTGATAAAAAATTAGTGGTTCCGGAAATCAATGCAAATGTATTGACGAAGGAAGATAAAATCATTGCAAATCCGAACTGTTCTACGATTCAGTTGGTGATGGTTTTAGGTCCATTAAACAAAAGATATGATTTAAAAAGAGTAATTGTTTCTACTTACCAATCTGTGACAGGAACCGGTAAAGCTGCTGTAGATCAATTAAACGGAGAAATAAACGGAGATGAGTCTGTTGCAAAAGTATATCCTTATCAGATATTCAAAAATGCATTGCCTCATTGTGATGTCTTTTCTGATGATGATTATACGAAGGAAGAAATTAAATTAATGAAAGAGCCTAAGAAAATTTTAGGTGACGATACATTTAATTTAACGGCAACTGCAGTAAGAGTTCCGGTTCAGGGAGGACATTCTGAAAGTGTAAACATCGAATTTGAAAATGAATTTGAACTTGATGAAGTAAGAAAAATCTTATCTGAAACTCCGGGAGTAATTGTAATGGATAACGTTAAAAACAACGAATATCCAATGCCATTATATTCAGAAGGGAAAGACGAGGTTTTTGTGGGAAGAATCAGACGAGACCTCTCCCAGCCCAAAACACTGAATCTCTGGATTGTAGCAGACAATCTGCGAAAAGGCGCTGCAACCAACGCAGTACAGATCGCAGAATACCTGGTAGCAAACAACTTAGTATAA
- a CDS encoding TonB-dependent receptor: MKLINKSILTVAITLSTASVYYAQETKDTVNSTRSKDIEEVILRGVTDIAKDRKTPVAVSTIKAAQILERQGNQELVELLNTTPSVYATKGGGGFGDSQITMRGFESRNIAVMVNGMPVNDMEGGTVYFSNWTGLSDVTSTLQVQRGLGSSKLAIASVGGTMNFLTKSADMKKGGVIRLGVGNDDYFKTSFAYNTGKSNDGWSSSILMSRQAGGTYIENTDYESYAYYFALGWEPNKKHNFQFTLTSAPQWHNQRTYSSTIQNYINFNPDRDGSPYRQYNSDYGYYTDGSGNKVALANRANYYSKPVMMLNWDFNINEKSKLSTVAYMSNGRGGGTGEIGRVGGKGITSFYDTNGHFNYDAIFAANQAVNVNTAAASSTLVRRSSINSHNWYGILANFQHKINDNWNFSIGTDDRYYYGYHYQVVSDLYGASGYKDSTNKNIAPKVVSKTYDYQQLSWNPFGGKTAPIEDQIGYSNDGEVIWYSGFGQVEYSKNNLSAFLQGSVSNQGYQRIDNFIQDGVTKQQGQTVNTKTGFKNLFGYNIKGGANYNINENHNVFANVGYYSKQPFFNSVYPSNFQVVNPTLTNEKIFSAEIGYGFRSSNFSANVNVYRTSWGDRWLRRTNQVFTLPDNTTATGYAEISGITEIHQGVEFDATYKVTNFLELQGMFSWGDYYYKGNATGAAFDDNNNPLTLSGSSTSTTLYLDKVKVGGTSNNSIPQMTASLGATVKPVKDLSIFGTWRYVGKLYSSIDIATFSNQAAQEKGVMQLPDFNLFDLGISYKIRLKDAAQYFTVGANVYNLFDTTYISDASTNLAPTDVPTTLADGVTPNTAKKSYQDLGYMYDGIATGNRVLFGFGRTWAATLSFNF; the protein is encoded by the coding sequence ATGAAATTAATCAACAAATCGATACTGACTGTAGCTATTACGTTATCTACAGCTAGTGTTTATTACGCTCAAGAAACTAAAGACACTGTTAACTCAACTAGGTCTAAAGATATTGAGGAGGTAATCCTAAGAGGAGTTACTGATATCGCTAAAGATAGAAAAACTCCAGTAGCAGTTTCTACAATTAAAGCTGCACAAATTCTTGAAAGACAAGGAAACCAAGAGCTTGTAGAATTGCTAAACACAACGCCATCTGTATATGCTACAAAAGGTGGTGGTGGTTTCGGAGACTCTCAGATTACTATGCGTGGATTTGAATCTAGAAACATTGCAGTAATGGTAAACGGTATGCCTGTAAATGACATGGAAGGTGGTACTGTTTATTTCTCAAACTGGACTGGATTATCTGACGTTACAAGTACTCTACAAGTACAAAGAGGTTTAGGATCTTCAAAATTAGCTATTGCTTCTGTTGGAGGTACTATGAACTTCTTAACAAAATCTGCAGATATGAAAAAAGGAGGTGTAATAAGATTAGGTGTTGGTAACGACGACTATTTTAAAACATCTTTTGCATATAACACAGGTAAATCTAACGATGGATGGTCTTCATCTATCTTAATGAGCAGACAGGCAGGAGGTACTTATATAGAAAATACTGATTATGAGTCTTACGCTTATTATTTTGCTTTAGGTTGGGAACCAAACAAAAAACATAACTTCCAGTTTACTTTGACATCTGCACCTCAGTGGCACAATCAAAGAACTTACTCATCTACAATTCAAAACTACATTAATTTTAATCCAGATCGTGACGGATCACCATACAGACAATACAATTCTGATTATGGTTACTATACTGATGGTAGTGGTAATAAAGTAGCATTAGCTAACAGAGCAAATTATTACTCTAAACCAGTAATGATGTTAAACTGGGATTTTAACATTAATGAAAAATCAAAGTTAAGTACAGTTGCATACATGTCTAATGGTAGAGGTGGTGGAACCGGAGAAATAGGAAGAGTTGGAGGAAAAGGAATAACTAGCTTTTACGACACCAACGGACATTTTAATTATGATGCTATTTTTGCAGCGAATCAAGCTGTTAATGTAAATACTGCAGCTGCTTCAAGTACTTTAGTACGTAGATCAAGTATTAACTCTCACAACTGGTATGGTATCTTGGCTAACTTCCAACATAAAATTAATGACAATTGGAATTTCTCAATTGGTACTGATGACAGATATTATTATGGATATCACTATCAAGTAGTTTCAGACCTTTATGGAGCTTCAGGATATAAAGATTCTACTAATAAAAATATTGCTCCAAAGGTTGTTAGTAAAACATATGATTATCAACAACTTTCTTGGAATCCATTTGGAGGAAAAACAGCTCCAATTGAAGATCAAATAGGATACAGTAATGACGGAGAAGTAATCTGGTACAGTGGTTTTGGTCAAGTTGAATATTCTAAAAACAATTTATCAGCATTCTTACAAGGGTCAGTATCTAACCAAGGATATCAAAGAATTGATAACTTCATTCAGGATGGAGTAACAAAACAACAAGGCCAAACTGTTAATACTAAAACAGGATTCAAAAACCTTTTTGGATATAACATTAAAGGAGGAGCTAACTATAACATCAATGAAAATCATAACGTTTTTGCAAACGTTGGGTATTATAGCAAACAGCCTTTCTTCAATTCTGTTTATCCAAGTAACTTCCAAGTAGTTAATCCAACTTTAACTAATGAGAAAATTTTCTCTGCTGAAATTGGTTATGGTTTCAGATCCTCAAACTTTAGTGCTAACGTTAACGTATACAGAACTTCTTGGGGAGACAGATGGTTAAGAAGAACTAACCAAGTTTTCACATTACCAGACAACACTACAGCTACTGGATATGCTGAGATCAGTGGTATTACTGAAATTCACCAAGGAGTAGAGTTTGATGCAACTTATAAAGTGACAAACTTCTTGGAGCTTCAAGGTATGTTCTCTTGGGGAGATTACTATTATAAAGGTAATGCAACAGGAGCTGCATTTGATGACAACAACAACCCACTTACTTTATCCGGTTCTTCTACATCTACAACTCTTTATTTAGATAAAGTAAAAGTTGGAGGAACGAGCAACAACAGTATCCCGCAAATGACAGCGTCATTAGGAGCTACTGTAAAACCAGTAAAAGATCTTAGTATCTTTGGAACTTGGAGATATGTTGGGAAATTGTACTCTTCAATTGATATTGCAACATTCTCTAACCAAGCTGCACAAGAAAAGGGCGTAATGCAATTACCTGATTTCAACTTATTTGATTTAGGAATTTCTTACAAGATCAGACTAAAAGATGCTGCTCAATACTTCACAGTGGGAGCAAACGTTTACAACTTGTTTGATACAACTTACATTTCTGATGCTTCTACAAATCTTGCTCCAACAGATGTTCCTACAACATTAGCTGATGGAGTAACACCAAATACAGCTAAGAAATCTTACCAAGATCTTGGATATATGTATGACGGTATTGCCACCGGTAACAGAGTATTATTCGGATTCGGAAGAACATGGGCTGCAACATTATCATTCAACTTCTAA
- the nadC gene encoding carboxylating nicotinate-nucleotide diphosphorylase, whose translation MKRPAYVTDKVLKQFIKNALEEDIQDGDHSTLSTIPKDLEQSAKLLVKQNCILAGVELAEIIFKTFDKNLKVENFIKDGTPAKVGDIAFIVTGSARSILSTERLVLNCMQRMSGIATLTNDWDSRLVGTKTKLLDTRKTTPNFRVCEKWAVAIGGGTNHRYGLYDMIMLKDNHIDYNGSITNAVKMAKDYIKKNKKKLKIEVETRNLEEVEEAIKAKVDRIMLDNMNVKTMKQAVKLINGACESEASGGITRDMLKEIAATGVTYISAGALTHSAENIDLSLKAVK comes from the coding sequence ATGAAAAGACCAGCTTACGTTACAGATAAAGTTTTAAAACAATTTATAAAAAATGCTTTAGAAGAAGACATTCAGGATGGCGATCACTCTACCCTTTCCACTATTCCGAAAGATTTGGAACAAAGTGCGAAACTTTTAGTAAAACAAAACTGTATTTTGGCAGGTGTAGAATTGGCTGAAATCATTTTTAAAACTTTTGATAAAAACTTAAAAGTCGAGAATTTCATTAAAGACGGAACTCCCGCGAAGGTTGGAGACATAGCTTTTATCGTTACCGGAAGCGCAAGATCTATACTTTCCACAGAAAGACTTGTTTTAAACTGCATGCAAAGGATGAGCGGAATCGCAACCCTTACTAATGATTGGGATTCAAGATTGGTTGGAACAAAAACTAAATTGTTGGACACTAGAAAAACAACTCCTAATTTCAGAGTTTGCGAAAAATGGGCAGTTGCAATCGGTGGCGGAACCAACCACAGATATGGTCTTTACGACATGATCATGCTGAAAGACAACCACATTGATTACAACGGAAGCATCACCAATGCCGTAAAAATGGCAAAAGATTACATCAAGAAAAATAAAAAGAAATTAAAGATTGAGGTTGAAACCAGAAATCTTGAAGAAGTTGAAGAAGCTATCAAAGCAAAAGTTGACAGAATCATGCTTGATAACATGAATGTAAAAACGATGAAGCAGGCCGTAAAACTCATCAATGGTGCTTGCGAATCGGAAGCGTCCGGAGGAATTACCCGCGATATGTTAAAAGAAATCGCTGCTACAGGCGTTACTTATATCTCAGCAGGAGCCCTTACTCACTCTGCAGAGAATATTGATTTGAGTCTCAAAGCGGTGAAATAG